The genome window GCGATCGGCGGTAACCTTACGGTATCTAGCATGGGCCTTGGGGACTCGACCTATGACAGCGGCAAGAACTCACTTGTGGTTGCCGGTAACGTATCGTCATCCAGCTCCGCCATCAACCATGGCAATGGGGTTATCGGCGGCAATCTTTCGGGCAGCCTCTACGATAACGATCCGAATGGCCACATCTCTAGCGGTGTTGGGAACTCCACTACCGCCCTCGGCATTGACTTTAACGCGGTAAAAAAACAACAGCACGTCGCAACAAAACCAGCTTGCTAGCCTTGGCAACAGCCCCAACGCGACGTTTAGCTTCAACGCCAACCGCTACGACCTCAATTTCACCTCAGCAACTCCGGTCAATGGGCTGTATGTCTATAATCTAACCCAATCCCAGTTCAACAACTTCTCTACGGGGGCTTATCTTAACATTCTCTTCTCAGGCTCCCTTCCAGCCCACCCCATTCTTATTAACGTGGCCGGGTCGTCTCCTCAGTGGAACGGCATCGTGGAATTCAACAACCAACAATTTACTCAACCGACCGATGCTATCCATTCCTATCTGCTGTTCAACTTCTACCAGGCCAATAGCCTTTCTTTGGATCAATCCATCGAGGGGAATCTCTTGGCGACGTCGGCTAACGTCACCACAAGCGGCTACGCGCATATCGGGGGCTCTCTCATTGCCAACAGTCTACAGGGCACCAACAACAGCCCAGCCAACTTCGAGCTCCATTGGAACGGACAGGGCTTTCAGATTCCCCACGCGGCCACACCCGAAACCAGCTCCCTTGCTGCGCTGGCAGGCCTGCTGTTTTTAGGGGGGGACAACGGTCTGGGCAAAACGTAAGAAAAACCTGCCTCGTGCGAACGACTCGTCGGTTGCGTCTCTTTAAGCCCCATCAAGTACGAGGAACCACCGGACCGCTGCCCGTTACCCGAACGGCAGCGGTCTCGTTGGTTTGCCACCCCTCGTCTCGCTTCCGCGCTTCGTTGGCGATCTCTACGGCCTCCGCCTGAGCATCTATCAGACGCGTAACACTCTTCAACTCCCCTACTTCGACCTCCACCCAGTAAGGCAGCCCAAGCAGACGGAGATGGAGCGCCCCGGCCTGCTGCAAAGGCGCGGCAGCCTTGCGTGCCAATGTGCGTAGAGCAGCCGTATAGATGTCCCACTCCACTCGGCTCCATGTCTCAGTGGAGCCTTCCACAATACCCATGAGCGTAGGCAACTGCTTTAACGCCTGCACCAACCGCAAACGCAACATCTGCCATAACCCCTCGACGTCAGGCCAAGCCTCGCGGCTGCCTGCCACGTTCACCACGGTGTTCTTATCGTGAAAAAAGGCGTCATCCGCTTTCAAGTCGTTCCAAAAACGAACCGCCTCCTGAAATCGCGCCTGCACGTATTCGTTGATCTCCAGCGGATCGGTTAAACCCACCACCTCCCGTGCCAGGTTCGCCCACATCTCAAAATCGAAGCCCACATCCCATTTCGGGGTTCCGATGCGGTGAAAGGCCAGCATGACATCGCGCCAAAAAGCCAAGCACTCCAACACCACCGTGAGCGCAGCCCCAAAAGGAGCTCGGCCATAAGGCTCATCCGGCAGGCCCGCAACCCGACTGTAGAAGAATCGATTCATCGGCATCGGCACAAACAACCCACCGAACCCTGCCGAGTATAGCCCCATCCCGTTCGGGTTGGCGATCTGCTGCTGATAAAGCCGTAAAACCCCATCGTCATCACGGCGAAAGCGCAGGGTAAGCGTATTGACCGGATAGACCGCCGTGATGCCTTGGCCTCGCGACGCCGGCACCGCCTCCACAGCGCACATCCCCGCAAACATCAGCATCTGAAAGTTTTGGGCAAGCGCGTCCTCAAAGCCGCCTACTTCCGGATTGTTGTCCCGCCACAACGCCTCCAACAACGCCGTTCCTTCGGCCGATTCCTCCACACTGCCCGACGCGGTGCGCTTTAGGGCCTTCAACCGTACCGTCTCCGCGTTGCACCCCAAATGCACCCCATTCCACAAAGCAAGTCCCACCTCTGGCACCAAGTCGGGCAAGAGAGAAAGCAGCTCCAACGGCTGCTGAGCTGCCAGGCGTGCGACCCCCTCCAGCGATTGCAAGGCCATGCTGGTGCCAAAGTCAACCCCGCGCCGTGCAATATAGCCCAACCCGCCCTTGCCGAAAAGCACCTGCCCGGCCCCTTGGGAAACTCGCCGCCCCTGCCAAGCAAAACGCTCTGAACCCACGAACTCCGGATTCTGCTTTTGCCATATCGCTCTCTTCATCACAGCTCCCACATTCTCTCTAGCACCGCCGTGTCGACATCGCGCCCCTCTACGAGGCGAAAGCGCCCTACCATCGCGGGCGGCCTCCCTCCCAACGCGGCGCATAGACCGCCTTCTCTGGCACCTGCTGCAAGGTGAGAAACGCGATGCCCACCGCATCCACCTGGTCGTCATGTGCCCCCAACGGAAAGCTCTCAGCCTCGGCGATAAACGTTTTTATCCAGCCCGAACCGTCCTCCACAAGCACCATGCGGCCCTGTTCCGCCACAGGAATCCACACTGAGGCCAACGCCACCTTATCCGTTTGGCGGGCTACGCCAACCACACTGAAACCTGCGAACACCGCGTCGCGCTGCATCTCGCTCACTAGGCCCGCTGCCATCCCCACACTCTCCACCCCAATGCGCCGTAGCGGATGTTGGGCGGCAAAACAGCGTGCCCTTTGTGCGATTGCGCGTCGTGAGGCCCCCGGCTCCCACTGCCCCCGCGCCGGAGAAAACAGATAGTAGATGCCCTCTGCATCCACCCCCAAAGGAAACACCACCGTGTAGTCCGCGCTCGTCTTGGCCGAGACCGCCAAATCTACCCCCATAACGGCCTGCTTTAGCGGCGGCACCTGCTCCTCGCCTATCACGCGAAAATAGGCCCCCTTGATCAAGCCGCCTCCCACGGGCATTGGACGCCCCTGAAACTGCCCAAACCAGATAGAGGGCGTTTGCTGCTGCTCCGCCAAAAAGGCCTCCGACAGCCGATGCGTTAGACGTTCCCCCACCGCTCGCCCCATCGGGTCCTCTTCTTCTCCATCGCAAATGGCGCTAAAACGCAGCAGCTCCCAACCGCCCTCCGCCAGCAACCGCCCCGCCAAATCCTCCGTGTGGTACCGGTGAAACATCACCACCACGTTGGTCTCCGGCCTTATACGCACCTTCGCCCCTGCGCTCCAAAATGTCCATACGCTCTCTCTTATCACCGCGGAGAGGGCTTCTTGTGGGGAGGCATAGGGATCGTCAATGATCAACAGATCCGCTCCCTGCCCCACGAAGCCGGTGCGCAGGCCCAGCGCCATGAAACTTGGCTGGCCATCACGCATCTCCGCCCGCGCCACTGTGCTCCACATGCCCTGCTGAGCTGGCTCTACAATGCGGCACTCGGGCGGAAAGAGGTCGTGCAGAGCGCCATCCCGTAGCAGCTGAAGGTTGATTTTGGAGAAGCGTGTGGCATGGGTAATGTTGTAACAGGCCAACTTAATGCGCAGGGTCGGCTTTTGGGCCAGCATCCAGGCAGGAAGCCGTTGGCTCACGATCACGCTCTTGCCCACTTGAGGCGGCGCGTGGATCAACAGCCTTGCGCCTTGCTCCTCGTGCAGCCGTTCGAGCCGCCGGCAGAGAAGGCGCTGCCAGGGGTCGAGCTGCCAGGGAAACGTCCTCTCGATGAACGTCGCCAAGGAGATGCGATGCGTTGGAGGCAGCCACGGGTGCAGCGCCTGCTGCAACCGGCTCTTGAAGGAGGCGATCACGGATTCGGGCGGCAACCCTGTGCGCCGTCGCCTCATCGAGGGCTCGTAGCTCCTCTAGAATCGCCGCCTGAAACGCCTCCAACGCGGCCACATCGGTAAGGCGTTCCGCAAGCTCCACACCGGTCTTCAACGTTTGGCGTAGTTCCTGCGCCGCCCTTAAGAGCAGACGGCGCGGGTCCTCGATCTTGTTGGTCTCCACCTGGGTCTGAACGGCCTCTTCGCCACAACAACGGTCTAAAAGCTGCTGAAGGGTGGCACGTCTCCAAAGAGTCCGACCGGTTTCGGGGTCCTGTTCGCGAAAACGTATCCAAAGCTCCTCCCCACGGGGTGACACATCGTAGCGCCCCGTCTGTGGGTCGCGCAGCCAGCTATCACACGCCTCCAGGATCTCATGTACCCGCTCCAAGCTCCACTGCAGCTCCTTCATTGGGTCTCGTTTACGGCCACGCGCCACGCTGCTCTCCTTCTAAAGCAATGCTCACTACATAGATCGAAAATCTTTCGCCCTTCTTGGGGAAATCGCTTGCTCTCCCAAATAGCTCCGCATGGAAGCAGCATGCAGCTCGCAACACCGCCCTCTCAACAAACAACGCCAATCCAATAAACCAGCTTACAACAAGTTAGGGCGTTGCTGAACTGGTTGTCGTGCGGTTTTGTACGACAACAAGCGCGCTCGCTTGGGTAATAAGCTTCCCATTCTTATCGAGCGCATCTATCTCCACCACATGTTCCCCATCTGCCACACTGCGCGTATCCCATTTGTACACGAACGGAGGCACATTGGTTAACTGAACCACCGTGCCGTCTACCAAAAACCTTACGAACTCGATGGGGTCTGGCTCACCCTGGGGCAACTTCGCCTGTAATGTAAGAAAACCGGAGACAATAAGCCGATGCTCTTTTTGGGCGCGCGCTACCGCCCCTGCGGCATAGTCGCGCGCCATCGCCTGTATCTCCTGAGTAAGCTCCGTTATCCAATCACTAAGACGTTTGTCGTACGCCGCGCTCGGCTCGAAGGAGGGAGGTGGCTTTCGAGCGACCATAAACTCGAACACATCGCCGATCTGCGGCGAGTAGGCCACAGCCGTGTTCAGCACACTGAGAGGCAACAGCACCTTGGTGCCGACCGGCGGAGCAAGCGCTCCAAATAACGCTTTGCCCTCCGCGATATTTGTGTAGATCGCCCACGGTTCCCAATGCGTTTTGGCAACTGCCGGCTGCGGCAATAGCTTTAAAACCCGCTCGCCTCCCAAAGAGATCGCAATCCCCGCGTCGGCGCTTCGTATGACCTTACCGGTCTGTCGCGCCGCGTCGTCGGCCGCAACCATCGTGGCGCAACGGATCACTCGCCCGATCACCAAAAAGGTTTTGCCGCCATCCACACTCACCTCGACCGGCGTATAGAGCGCGTTCGTCACACGAAGCAGATAGGTCGGCACGCTCTCATCCGTTATTGGCTGCGCCGCTAGCCTCGCAGCGCTGCAAAAGCCCAATAGGCCAACAAGCAAACCAAGAAAACCCTTCTTCACCATGGTCTTGGCCTCAATTGCTGGAAAGAGGTCCCCGCACTTGGCAGGTTGGCAATCCCTTTTGTCCGATCAATACCCAGCGAAGCGCGCGCCGCGTGGCACGCTTCAAAAGAGGATACGCTTGGCTCATCGCTTCCTCCAACGTACAGACCCTCTCAACAATAGGCAGAACCGCATGCACTCCCTCCGCAAAAAGGGCCTCCTCCGCCTCTGCCTCCACCGCGCCTCCCAGGGCAACCACCGGAATGCCTAATCCAAGTCGTGCGGCCCGACGCGCCACACGGAGCACGGCCTTTCCATGCAGCGTCTGTTCATCTAGCTTGCCCTCGCCCGTTAACACCATCCAGCTGTTACGGCAGTGGGCCTCAAAGTCGAGCACATCCAGCACCATGTCAGCGCCCGCTACCAGCTTTGCCCGACAGAAGGCCAGCAGGCCTGCCCCCAATCCGCCTGCCGCCCCGGCGCCAGGCACATCGGCTACCGCGATACCCAGTTCGCTTTGGAGTATCGTCGCATAGTGGGCAAGCGCTGCGTCCAACACGGCCACCATCTCCGCCGTCGCCCCTTTTTGGGGCCCATAAACCGCAGAAGCGCCTTGCTCCCCACACAGAGGGTTATCCACATCACAGGCCACGATCACCTCGACGTCAGGTGGGAGCTTCCAATGGCTGATGTCTATCGTCCGCAAACGTC of Chthonomonas calidirosea T49 contains these proteins:
- a CDS encoding collagen-binding domain-containing protein, with product MLRKIALCVGTAAFCLCTHLLALAQTTTLDQALNYNLFLFSNGSLANTDVQGLAAIGGNLTVSSMGLGDSTYDSGKNSLVVAGNVSSSSSAINHGNGVIGGNLSGSLYDNDPNGHISSGVGNSTTALGIDFNAVKKQQHVATKPAC
- the terL gene encoding phage terminase large subunit; the encoded protein is MSQRLPAWMLAQKPTLRIKLACYNITHATRFSKINLQLLRDGALHDLFPPECRIVEPAQQGMWSTVARAEMRDGQPSFMALGLRTGFVGQGADLLIIDDPYASPQEALSAVIRESVWTFWSAGAKVRIRPETNVVVMFHRYHTEDLAGRLLAEGGWELLRFSAICDGEEEDPMGRAVGERLTHRLSEAFLAEQQQTPSIWFGQFQGRPMPVGGGLIKGAYFRVIGEEQVPPLKQAVMGVDLAVSAKTSADYTVVFPLGVDAEGIYYLFSPARGQWEPGASRRAIAQRARCFAAQHPLRRIGVESVGMAAGLVSEMQRDAVFAGFSVVGVARQTDKVALASVWIPVAEQGRMVLVEDGSGWIKTFIAEAESFPLGAHDDQVDAVGIAFLTLQQVPEKAVYAPRWEGGRPRW
- a CDS encoding Ig-like domain-containing protein: MVKKGFLGLLVGLLGFCSAARLAAQPITDESVPTYLLRVTNALYTPVEVSVDGGKTFLVIGRVIRCATMVAADDAARQTGKVIRSADAGIAISLGGERVLKLLPQPAVAKTHWEPWAIYTNIAEGKALFGALAPPVGTKVLLPLSVLNTAVAYSPQIGDVFEFMVARKPPPSFEPSAAYDKRLSDWITELTQEIQAMARDYAAGAVARAQKEHRLIVSGFLTLQAKLPQGEPDPIEFVRFLVDGTVVQLTNVPPFVYKWDTRSVADGEHVVEIDALDKNGKLITQASALVVVQNRTTTSSATP
- a CDS encoding glycerate kinase family protein yields the protein MTQPAILVCPNAFKGSLTASEASHAMAEGIKEVLGDAVPLVLLPLADGGDGTLETLVEATGGTIYRAWVHDPLYRPVEASWGRLGGEKKEFAVIEMAKASGLCLLKPEERDPLHATTYGTGELMLEAVRAGCKKLLIGIGGSATNDGGAGMAQALGARLLDEEGKELPFGGAALRRLRTIDISHWKLPPDVEVIVACDVDNPLCGEQGASAVYGPQKGATAEMVAVLDAALAHYATILQSELGIAVADVPGAGAAGGLGAGLLAFCRAKLVAGADMVLDVLDFEAHCRNSWMVLTGEGKLDEQTLHGKAVLRVARRAARLGLGIPVVALGGAVEAEAEEALFAEGVHAVLPIVERVCTLEEAMSQAYPLLKRATRRALRWVLIGQKGLPTCQVRGPLSSN